The genomic segment TCCGGTGTTCAGCCTGCGCAACCCGTATCCACTGGAATGGCCGCTGCCACTGGAACTGGTCGGCGACGGGCCGCTGCGGATGATCATGCGCACCGAGGAGCTGAACCGCGAAGGGGACTACCTCGTGCTGTTCCAGACCGTGAAGCCGGAGACACTGGCGGCGGGCGGGACCGTACCGCGCTGGGTCAGCCCGGACGCCCCGATCTTCGACCACGCGGACCTGGAGAACGACATCCGGGCCATCCTCACCGGCCGGCCGATCACCTGCGGCAGCTTCGTCGGCAAATGGGCCCCGGCGCGGTGAATGCTTTTGTTGCGCCCTTTGCAATGGAATTCGGGGATTCCGCGGATTGCGCATTGTGCAATGGTGCTCGCATTCGTGGAAATGGTACTAGACTCGGGTGAATGCACGCCTGGTTGCGGGTCAAGGGCAGGGAGTTCCGGTCGCGGTTGCTGCTCGGCGCGGAACTCTACGATTCGGCGAAACTGATCGGGGAAGTGCTGGAGGCGGGCGGGTGCGACGTCTTCATCACCACGCTCGACCTCGGGTCGGGGCGGGCGGGGGTGGCGTTGTCGGAGCTGGCCAGGTTCGTCGACGTGGACACGTTCACCTGGGTCGGCACCACGTCGTTCGCGCGCAGCGGGGCGGAGGCGCTGAAGACCGCGCGGCTGCTGCACGAGTCGTTCGGCATCGAGATCGTCAAGCTCGACGTCCGTGACGTGGCGAACCTGCCGGACGGCCCGGCCACGGTGACCGTCGCCGAGCAGTTGCTCGCCGACGGGTTCGCCGTGCTGCCGCTGGTCGACGCCGACCCGGGCCTGGTCACCCGGCTCGCCGACGCGGGCTGCGCGGCGGTCCGGGTGGTGGCTTCGCCGGTCGGGAGTGGGCGCGGCATCGTCGACGAACGCGCTCTGCTCTCGGTGCTGGAGGTCGCGACCGTGCCCATCGTGGTCGAATGCGGCATCGGCTCGGTCGCGCACGCCGCCCGAGCCCTCGAACTCGGCGCCGACGCCGTCCTGGTCAACACCGCCGTCGCTACCGCCCGGGACCCGGCAGGCCTCGCCGCCGCCATGCGCCACGCCGTCCAAGCCGGCCGCCTCTCCGCCACCGCCCACTAACCCGACCCCCACGCTCCCGCACCCGAACCCCACGCTCCCGCACCCGAACCCCACGTTCACGCAGCCGAGTTCCACGTTCAGGCACCTGAACCCCACGTTCAGCCAGCCGAACCCCACGTTCGGGGTCAAGGGCGGTGGCCGCCGCTCGCCAGTGGCCGCCCGCGCCGAACGTGGGGTTCGGGCTCCCGAAGGTGGAACTCGGCTGCCTGAGTGTGGGACTCGGGTGCGTGAACGTGGGGTTCGGCTGCCTGAGTGTGCAGTTCGGCCCGCGAGCGTGGGGTTCGGGTGCGGGAGTGTGGGGTTCGGGTTAGTGGGGGGTGTGGGGGCGGAAGAGGTGGCCGGCCAGGGGGACGGCGACGAGGAGGATGCCGGTCCACCAGAGGACGGCGAGCCAGCCGTCGCCGGTGGTGGGCAGGCCGAGCAGGAGGGGGCGCACGGTGTCCATGACCAGGGTGATCGGCTGGTTCTCGGCCACCACCCGCAGCCAGCCCGGCAGGGTGTCCGTCGGCGCGAAGGCGCTCGAGACGTACGGCGCGAACACCAGCATCACGCTCAGCCCGCTCGCGCCTTCCACGGTTTTCGCCACCATGCCGAGGATCGCCGCCAGGAACGCCATCGCCACCGAGAACAACAGCATCAGCCCGGCCACCGCGAGCCAGCCGTCGAGGCCGGCGCGCGGGGTGAAGCCGACCAGCATGCCGACGCCGAGCATCACCAGCGTGGAGATCCCGTTGCGCACCACCGCCGCCGCCACGTGGCCGATGATCACCGCCGAGTTGTACACCGGCATCGACCGCAGCCGGTCGACGAAGCCCTCCGACAGGTCGGACCGCACGGCCGTGGCGGTGGAGGTCGAGTTCATCGACACGCTCAGCACGATCATGCCCGCGATCAGGTAGTCCGCGTAACCGGTCGAACCGGTGTCGATCGCCCCGCCGAACATGTACCGGAAGACCAGCAGGATCATCGCCGGCAGCAGGACCGCGACCACCACCTGCTCCGGGTTCCGCACGATGTGCCGGATCGACCGGCCGATCATCGTCCAGGAATCGCCCAGCGCCCAGCTCACACGCAACGTGGTCATGCCGCACTCGCCTTCTCGCCGCCGCGGCGGCCGGTCACGCTCAGGAACACGTCGTCCAGCGTCGGTTTCTTCACCCGCAGGCTCGCCGGTTCCAGCCCGGCGCCGTCCAGCCGTTCCAGCAGCAGCCGCAGTTCCCGCACACCCGAAATCCGCACCGACAGCAACTCCGTCTGCGGCACAGCCAGTACCGCGCAGGCGCGGGCGGTGTCCGCGGGGTCGTCGAAGGTCAGCTCGGCCCGTTCGTCGCCGACCTTGGCCTTCAGCTCGTCGGCCGAGCCTTCGGCGATCACCTGGCCGTCGTCGAGCACGGCGATCCGGTCGGCCAGCTGGTCGGCCTCGTCCAGGTACTGCGTGGTGAGCAGGATCGTGGTGCCGCCGGTGAGCAGCTGCCGGATCGCCTCCCACATGGTGGTGCGGCTGCGCGGGTCGAGTCCGGTGGTCGGCTCGTCGAGGAACAGCACCGGCGGTGACGTGATCAGGCTGGCCGCGAGGTCGAGCCGCCGGAACA from the Amycolatopsis magusensis genome contains:
- a CDS encoding ABC transporter permease, with the translated sequence MTTLRVSWALGDSWTMIGRSIRHIVRNPEQVVVAVLLPAMILLVFRYMFGGAIDTGSTGYADYLIAGMIVLSVSMNSTSTATAVRSDLSEGFVDRLRSMPVYNSAVIIGHVAAAVVRNGISTLVMLGVGMLVGFTPRAGLDGWLAVAGLMLLFSVAMAFLAAILGMVAKTVEGASGLSVMLVFAPYVSSAFAPTDTLPGWLRVVAENQPITLVMDTVRPLLLGLPTTGDGWLAVLWWTGILLVAVPLAGHLFRPHTPH
- a CDS encoding ATP-binding cassette domain-containing protein translates to MIEVQGLVKSFAGHRVLTGVDLRVEPGRMLALLGPNGAGKTTVVRILSTLLRADAGRATVQGLDVARQAAQVRRSIGLTGQFSAVDKLLTGRENLIMMGRLQHLGRGAKARAGELLEQFSLTEAADRPAKTYSGGMFRRLDLAASLITSPPVLFLDEPTTGLDPRSRTTMWEAIRQLLTGGTTILLTTQYLDEADQLADRIAVLDDGQVIAEGSADELKAKVGDERAELTFDDPADTARACAVLAVPQTELLSVRISGVRELRLLLERLDGAGLEPASLRVKKPTLDDVFLSVTGRRGGEKASAA
- the thiG gene encoding thiazole synthase (functions in thiamine (vitamin B1) biosynthesis; in Bacillus subtilis this enzyme catalyzes the formation of thiazole from dehydroxyglycine and 1-deoxy-D-xylulose-5-phosphate and ThiS-thiocarboxylate), which translates into the protein MHAWLRVKGREFRSRLLLGAELYDSAKLIGEVLEAGGCDVFITTLDLGSGRAGVALSELARFVDVDTFTWVGTTSFARSGAEALKTARLLHESFGIEIVKLDVRDVANLPDGPATVTVAEQLLADGFAVLPLVDADPGLVTRLADAGCAAVRVVASPVGSGRGIVDERALLSVLEVATVPIVVECGIGSVAHAARALELGADAVLVNTAVATARDPAGLAAAMRHAVQAGRLSATAH